In the Trinickia acidisoli genome, GCGCTCGAAGGGGCAGGGCAGATCGGTTTCACGATCCTGTCGCTGACCGTTTCGCTGATCGCGGTGCTGATTCCGCTTCTGTTCATGGGCGGCGTGATCGGGCGACTGTTCAGTGAATTCGCAATCACGCTCGCGGTGACGATCGTGATTTCGGCCGTAGTGTCGCTGACCGTCGTGCCGATGATGTGCGCGCGGATTTTGCGCGCGCAGGCGCAGCGGCACCCGAGCCGCTTCGAGCGCATCAGCGAAGGCCTCTTCAACAAGACCCTCAACGCCTACGACCGCGGCCTGCGCTGGGTGCTCGAGCATCAGATGCTCACGCTGCTCGTCGCGCTCGGCACGCTCGTGCTGACCGTCGTCTTGTACATCGTCATACCGAAGGGATTGTTCCCGGTGCAGGACGTCGGCGTGATCCAAGGCATCAGCGAAGCCGACAACTCCGTGTCGTACCACGCGATGGTGACGCGTCAGGCGGCGCTTGCCGACGCAATCCTCAAGGATCCCGACGTCGTGTCGGTCACGTCCTACGTCGGCATCGACGGCACCAACACGACGTTGAACAACGGGCGTTTTCTCATCAACCTGAAGCCGCGCGACGACCGCTCGCTCACGGCCCAGGAAATCGCGCGCCGCTTGCAGGACGAAGTTGCCGATGTGCCCGGCATCAAGCTCTATGTGCAGCCCGAACAGGACTTGACGCTCGATACGACAATCTCGCCGAATCAATACAAGTTCGTGCTGCGTGGCCCGAGCCAGCAGGCGTTCAACCAGTACGTGCCCGCGCTCGTCGAGAAGATGAAGCAGATTCCCGCGATCACGGACGTTCAGAGCGACCTCGACACCGACGGCATGAGCGTGAACGTCGAAGTGAACCGGCAGCTCGCGGCGCGCTACGGCATCACGGCGGCGACGATCGACAACGCGCTCTACGACGCGCTCGGCCAGCGCATCGTCTCGACGATCTTCGAGCAGTCGGACCAATACCGTGTGATTCTCGTGGCCAAGCCCGAATCGCTGTCCAACGTAGCGTCGCTCGGCAATCTGTATCTGCCGAGCCAGACGGGCAGCAGCGGGCAAGTCCCGCTCAAAGGCATCGCGAAGATCAGCATCACGCGCTCGCCGCTCGTCATCAGCCATCTCGCGCAATTCCCCGCGGTGACGATCTCGTTCAACCTCGCGAAGGACGCGTCGCTGTCGACGGCCGTCGATCGCATTCGCGCGGCCGAAAAAGCGGTCAACCTGCCGCCGTCGATCCAGTCGGCGTTCCAGGGCACGGCGCAGGCGTTCGAGGATTCGCTCTCCAGCGAGGTCTATCTGCTGATTGCCGCGCTCGCCGCCGTCTATATCGTGCTCGGCGTGCTCTACGAGAGCTATATTCATCCGGTGACGATTCTCTCGACGCTGCCGTCGGCCGGGATCGGTGCGCTGCTCGCGCTGATGATCGCGGGCAGCGACTTGGACGTGATCGGCATCATCGGCATCGTGCTCTTGATCGGCATCGTCAAGAAGAACGCGATCATGATGGTCGACTTCGCGCTCGTGGCCGAGCGCGTGCACGGCAAGCCGCCGAGGGAAGCGATTTTCGAGGCGTCGCTGCTGCGCTTCAGGCCGATCCTGATGACGACGCTCGCGGCCATGCTCGGCGCGCTGCCGATGCTGCTCGGCACCGGCACGGGCTCGGAGCTGCGCCGCCCGCTCGGCCTTGCGATCATCGGGGGGCTGATGTTGAGCCAGCTACTCACGCTGTTCACGACGCCCGTCATCTATCTGATGTTCGACCGGCTCGCGCAGCGCGTGCGTAACCGGAGCAACCGGAGCAACCGGAGCAACCGGAGCAACCGGAGCAACCGGAGCAACCGGAGCGCGCCGTGAACATCTCGGCCATCTTCATCCGGCGGCCCGTCGCGACCACGCTGCTTGCGATCGCGATTGCGCTGTCGGGTGTGCTGGCCTATTTCCGTCTGCCCGTCGCGCCGCTGCCCAACATCGCTTATCCGGTCGTCGTCGTGCAGGCGAACATGGCGGGCGGTAGCCCCGAAATCATGGCATCCACGGTGGCCGAGCCGCTCGAGCGGCGCCTCGGCACCATCGCGGGCGTGAACCAGTTGACGTCGATCAGCTATACGAGCTCGTCGATGATCATCGTCGTGTTCGACTTGAATCGCGACATCAACGGCGCCTCGCGCGACGTCGAAGCGGCGATCCAGGCCGCGCGTGCCGACTTGCCGACGACGCTGCGCAGCAACCCGTCTTACCGCCAATACAATCCGGCCGACGCGCCCGTGATGGTGCTCGCGCTCACCTCCGATACGCTCACCACGGCCCAGCTCTACGATTCCGCCGATTCGGTGATTCAGCAGCAGCTCTCGCAGATTTCGGGTGTCGGGCAGATCACGCTGGGCGGCGGCGCATTGCCGTCGGTGCGAGTCGAATTGCAACCGGGCAAGCTCACGAGCTACGGCATCGGCCTCGAAGACGTGCGCGCGGCGATCGCGGCGGCCAATGCGGACAGCGCCAAGGGCCACATCGACCAGGGCGACCAGCGCTACGAGATCCTGTCTAACGATCAGATCAGCACGGCCGCGCCCTACAAGGATCTGATCGTCGCCTACCGCAACGACGCACCCGTCAAGTTGCGCGACGTGGCCGAGGTCATCGATTCGAACGAAAACATCCGCAATGCGGGGCTGTACAACGGAAAGTCCGCCGTGCTCGTGATCGTCTATCCGATGCCGGGCGGCAACGTGGTCAAGACGGTCGAGCAAATCCGCTCGCGCTTGCCGATCATCGAGGCGGCGCTGCCGAGCAGCATCCACGTCGGCATTGCGATCGACCATTCGCAGTCGGTGAAGGCGTCCGTCGACGATACCGAACGCACGCTGTTCATCGCCGTGCTGCTCGTGATCGGCGTGGTGTTCATCTTCCTGCTGTCGCCGCGCGCCACCCTGATTCCGGCCACCGCGCTGCCGTTATCGATCGTCGGCACGTTCGGGCCGATGTACCTGCTCGGCTACAGCATCGACAATCTCTCGCTGATGGCGTTGACGATCGGCACCGGCTTCGTCGTCGACGACGCCGTGGTGGTGCTCGAAAACATCGTGCGTCACGTGGAGGCGGGCATGCCGCCGCGCGAGGCGGCGTTGCAAGGCAGCGCCGAAGTCAGCTTCACGGTGATTTCCATGAGCTTGTCGCTGATCGCGGTGTTCCTGCCGATCATGCTGATGCCGGGCATCCTCGGCCTGCTGTTTCATGAGTTCGCGATGACGCTGTCGATCGCGATCCTGATCTCGCTCGTGATTTCGCTGACGGTCACGCCGACGATGTGTGCCTACGTGCTCACGCGCCAGAGCGTCGAGCATTCGAAGTCGCGCTGGGCGATGTGGATCGAAAGCCAATTCGACCGCTTCAAGAACATGTATTCACGCACGCTGCATGCCGTGCTCGACCATGCGCTATTGATCGGCCTCCTGCTGATCGGTTTGCTGGCGGCGAACGTGTTCCTGTTCCGGCTGCTGCCCGCGACGTTCTTCCCGGAGCAGGACACGGGCATCCTGATTGGCCAGATCATCGCCGACCAGAGCATCTCGTTTCCTGCGATGAAGCAAAAGCTCGCGCAGTTGCAGGGCATCGTGCAGCAGGATCCAGCCGTGGCGGCCGTCGCCGGTTTCACGGGCGGCCGCGCGCTCAATACCGCGAACGTCTTCATCGAACTCAAGCCGCTCAGCGAGCGACATCTTTCCGCGACCGAAGTCGTCAACCGGTTGCGGCCGAAGCTCAATGCCGTATCTGGCGCTCGGCTCTTCCTTCAGGCACAGCAGGACTTGCGGATCGGCGGCAGGCAATCGGCGGCCGAGTACCAGTACACGCTGACGAGCGACGATCCCGATGCGCTCTTCAAATGGGTGCCGAAGCTCGTCGCGGAGCTCGGCAAGTACCGCACGCAGATGACGGACGTGAACTCGGACCTGCAACAAAACGGCTTGCAGACCTATCTCAGCATCAGCCGCAGCACTGCGATGCGCTACAGCTTCGCGCCGAACCAGATCGACAACGTACTGTACGACGCGTTCGGTCAGCGTACGGTCTCGACGATCTACAACGCGCTCAACCAGTACTTCGTGGTGATGGAGGTGGCGCCGCCTTACTGGCAATATCCGCAGACCCTCGACAACGTCTTCCTGAGCACGGCGGCCGGCAACGCGAGCGGCACGAACCAGACACAGATGCCCGGAGGCACCGTCTCGGCGGTCCGGCAAGCAGTAGCGGTGAGCGGCGCGCAAAGCGCCGCCGAGACGACGAACTCGCTGAACGCGAATGCCGAAGCGAACCAGCTCACGAACAGCATTTCGAACAGCAAGGGCGGCAGTTCGAGCGGCAGCGCCGACAGCACGGCGGCCGAAAGCATGGTGCCGCTGCCCGCGATGGTGACCTACGCCAGCAATCACACGGCAACGCAGGTGAACCACCAGAGCGGGCTCGTTGCCGCGACGGTCTCGTTCAACCTGCCGACGGGCGGCTCGCTCAGCGAGGCCAAGACGGCGATCGACAAGGCCGCGCTGGCGATCGGCATGCCCGCATCGATCCACGGCGCGTTCGCCGGCGCCGCGCAAGCATTCGCGCAGTCGTTGTTCGCGATTCCTTTGCTGATCCTCGCTGCGCTGATCGTCGTCTACATCGTGCTCGGCGTCCTCTACGAAAACACGATCCACCCGCTCACGATTCTCTCGACACTGCCGTCGGCCGGCATCGGCGCAACGCTCGCGATGCTGATCTTCGGGACGCCGTTCTCGGTGATCGCGCTGATCGGGATCATCCTCTTGATCGGGATCGTGAAGAAGAACGGGATCATGATGGTCGACGTCGCGATCCAGTTGCAGCGCCAGCAAGGCATGGACGCGAAGCAAGCCATCCACGAAGCCGCCGTGATCCGGCTGCGGCCGATCATGATGACGACCGCGGCCGCCGTGCTCGGCGCGGCGCCGCTCGCGGTCGGCATCGGGCAGGGCGCTTCGCTGCGCCAGCCGCTTGGCGTGACGGTGATGGGTGGCTTGATCTTGAGCCAGGTCTTTACGCTGTACACGACACCTGTGATCTACCTCTACCTCGACCGTCTGCGCGCGAGGCTCGTGAAGTGGAGCGCGCGGCTGCCGTGGAACCGCCGACCGGATACGAGTGCATGACGATGAAGACATTCTCCAAACCGCTGGCCGCCGTCATGATCTTGCTGCTCGGCGGCTGTATGGTGGGGCCCGACTATCGCAAGCCCCAAGTGGCCGTGCCCGCGCATTATCAAGAACTCGAAGGCTGGACCGAGGCCGAGCCCGACGCGGCGGCGGGGCCGAAGGGCGATTGGTGGACCGCGTTTCATGATCCGCTGCTGGACGAGTTGGAACCGCTCGTTAGCGTGTCGAACCAGACCGTGCGTCAAGACTATGCGAACTACCAGCAGGCGCTCGCCGAGGTGCGTGTCGCGCGCAGCGCGCTGTTTCCGACACTAGGCGCGACCGGCTCCGTCACACGCGCGCGCACCTCGACGGGCAGCCTCGCTAGCGCGAGCAGCTCGCGGCTCGGCAACTTCCAGGCCGTGAACAACTCCGGCTCGCTCGAAGGCAGCGTGAGCTGGGCGCCGGACTTATGGGGCCTCGTGCGTCGCCAGATCGAAGAGAGCGCGGCCACCGCGCAGGCGAGCGAGGCGACGCTTGCGAACGCGACGCTCTCGGAGCAGATCGCGCTCGCCACGGCCGTCATCGATCTGCGCATCACCGACGCCAACATCGATCTTCTCCAACGCACGGTCGAGGCGTACACGGGATATCTGCGAGTCGTCGCCGATCAAGACAAAGCGGGCACCGTGCCGCCGTCCGATCTCATCACCGCGCGCACCCAGCTCGACAACGCGCGAGCGAGCCTGATCGCGCTCGGCATCGCCCGCGCGCAGAACGCGCATGCGATTGCGGTGATCGTCGGCAAGAACCCCGAGGATCTCACGATTGCGCACAGCCCGGCGCTGCCGATACTGCCGACGATTCCCACCGGCGTGCCGTCGACGCTCTTGGAGCGCCGCCCCGACATCGCCATTGCCGAGCGGCAAATGGCGTCGGCCAACGCGTCGATCGGCGTCGCGGTGGCGGCTTATTACCCGTCGATTTCGCTCTCGGCGCTCGACGGCTTCACTCAATCGCCGCTCAACGGCCTGCTGCGGATCGGCAACTACGTGTGGTCGCTCGGCGGCAGCGCCACCGAGACGATCTTCGACGGCGGCGAACGCAACGCCGAAGTCGCCGCCGCGAAGGCCGCTTACGATGCCGCCGTCGCCAACTATCGCGGCGCTGTGCTCACGGCGTTCCAGAACATCGAGAACGACCTGGCCGGGCTACGTATCCTGGCACAACAGGCCGATGCGCTGGCCGCCGCCGTGCGCGACGCGACGCGCGGCACCGAAATCGCGCTCAACGAATATCAGGCAGGCACCGTCGACTACACGACAGTCGCGACCGCGCAGACGACGCAACTCACCGACGAGCAAAGCGCGTTGAATGTCCAGCAACAGCGGCTTCTCGATGCGGCGTCGTTGATTGGCGATTTGGGGGGAGGGTGGTCGGCGGATACGCTGCATGATCCGCGGCGGCAGCCGCAGCGTGCATGGGTGCCGTGATAACAACACGCGTGAACGGAGCGGTGGCGCGACCGAACGCATTGATATTCGGTCGCGGCAGATCTCAATTTGCAGATTGGTCGACGGCACGTCGTGAGAACGAATACACGCCGTTTACAGCCAGGAAAACAATTTGTCGATAATGGATTGGTGATCGGCAGGCGGCATCGGTGAAACATAGTCTGTATCGACTTCCTCTTCGCTAGCCCAATTGCGGTCGTACTGAGCAGTCAATTGGTTCGGATCGGCGAACGAACCATCCGGCTTGAGACCGCCTGCAGAAATCATCAATTCGTCGTCGTTGACGTAGGGATTGACTGGATCGGAACCCGGTTTGGACGGCATGGAGATGACGACGCCGAGCCCCGTACTGCTGCCGTCAAGATTGTAGCCGTTGAGGTTGTACGCGACATCCACCGAGATGGCGGGCGTATTCACAGTGCCGCATTGCAGCGTCACCTCTTGCTGGGGACCTTGAGTGAAATAGTCGTCGGGATCTGGGGCGAGGTCCTCGGAATGAAGGCCACCCTGATTGACGATGTTGCCGTCGACATATGAAAACGTCGCTGCGCGTGTTTTTCCGGTATTCGGGTCGACGCGAGGCTTGCCCGTACTCGGGTCGTATGCAGTCACGGTAACGGTATCGTTCGCATGGTCGACGACGACCGAACCGACCGTTTGATTCTGATTGTTCTCGAGCGTTGCGGTTGCCGTCACGCCGTGTCCGTCGACGCCCCAGACGAGATGAGCATTGCCGGCTGTGATTCCCGAATCGGCCTTCTTCGCGGGCGGCGGGTTATGTTGCGGCGGCGTCGAATCGGGAATATAGCCAATCCGTGCATGGATCGGAGCAGTACCTGTGGGATACACGTTAGTTCTCCTAAGTAAATACCGAAAACCCGAGCGCGAAACGGCGAACCACGGTTGCCGCTCGCAACGTGCATCATCCCAATTGCCTCGAACGCGGTGCACGTATTGATGGGCCGGAATTATGTGCGACGCCCCACGCGTTCGAAGGGCTTCGTTCCGTAGTCCGCGCCATGACAATTCGATGAAACCCTTCGCAAACTGCGAACCCGGGTCGTTACTTACGAGAGTTAGTAGCACTTGCAACGTCGGTGTAAGTAGCAAGCGCCCCATAGACAATCGGATGCCCACGTGACGACAACAATCGAAGGAGGCTCAACCGCTAAGCAATCAAAGCACGCTCCAAGACCCTGGCCACGTGGACCGCTTCTGTTTGAGCGCCGTCCTTGATTTGATGCCTACAACTGGTACCGTCCGCGACGACGATCGCGCCATCGGGACGTTTGCGCACCGCCGGCAGCAATGACAATTCCGCCATCGCCTGCGAGGTTGAGAAATGCTCCGCCTCGTAACCGAAGCTGCCTGCCATTCCGCAGCACGACGATTCGATGGGGGAGACATTGAGCTCCGGAATCCAACGAAGGACCGTCTGCACGGGGGCAAACGCATCGAAGGCCTTCTGATGGCAATGCCCGTGCACGAGTGCCTCCGATACATCGAGCGCGCGTAGAGGCAGCCTCAATCGTCCCGCTTCGTGCTCGTGCACGAGGAATTCTTCGAATAGATAAGCCTGACTGGCCAATCGCTTTGCGTCATCGCCATAGCCGTAGGTCAGAAACTCGTCACGCATTGAAAGCAAGCAGGAAGGCTCGAGTCCGACGACGGCGACACCCCGCTCGAGATAGGGCCGCAACGCATCCAGCGTGCGGCGTGCCTCCGCCTTGGCTGCGTCGACAAGACCTGCAGCGAGGAACGTGCGGCCGCAACACAAGGGGCGCTCGCCCGCCCGAGTATTGAAGCGAACGGTGTAGCCGGCAGCCTCGAGGACGGCCTGAGCCGCGCGTGCGTTCTCTGGCTCGTAATAGTTGCTGAATGTGTCGACAAAGAGCAGAACTTCCCGAGAGGAAGATTCGATGTCGGAAGAAGAGAACTGAACACGCGACAGGAATGGCCGCGAAAATTTCGGCAACGTCCGCTGCGATGCCAGCCCGATCCATCGTTTCACTGCGGGCGCGATATATGGCACCTTCTCCGCAACCGTCAACGCGCGGCGCACGCGTGCAGCCCACGGCGCATAACGCGGCAGATAGGCAATCAGTCGCTCGCGCAGGGTCGATCCGTGCTTCATGTTCCAGGCATGGCGTGCTTCGATCTTGAAGCGCGCCATGTCGATTCCGGTCGGGCAATCGCGCTTGCATCCCTTGCAGGACACGCAAAGATCCAGCGCCGCCTTGACGTCGTCGCCGGCAAGGCCGTCTCGACCGAGTTGTCCTGTCACCGCAAGGCGCAACGTATTGGCGCGGCCGCGCGTGACGTGTTGTTCATCGCGCGTCACGCGATAGCTCGGACACATCGTGCCTGCATCGAACTTTCGACAATGGCCATTGTTGTTGCACATCTCCACGGCCGAGGCGAGGCCATGCGTGGCGTCGGCGCCGGTACCGGGATCGGTCTGCTTGCCGGTCAATGGATCGCGGTTGACGTTCCACGCGGACCAATCGAGTGCGGGCTGTAGCGGCAGGGCCGCGTAGCCGGGCGCGAAGCGGAAATGCTCGCGCGCGTCCATGCGCGGCGGGTCGATGATCTTGTTCGGGTTGAAGCGGTTGTCTGGATCGAAGAGAGCTTTGATCTCCGCAAAGGCCGCGTTGATGCGAGGGCCATATTGCCAGGCCACCCATTCGCCGCGGCAAAGGCCATCGCCGTGCTCACCGGAGTAGGCCCCCTTGTATTCCCGCACGAGCGCGGCGGCCTCGTCCGCGATCTCGCGCATATGCGTTGCCCCGTCTCGCCGCATGTCGAGAATGGGGCGCACGTGTAGCGTCCCGACGCTGGCATGCGCATACCACGTGCCCTCGGTCCCGTGTTTGTGGAAGACATCGGTCAATCGACGCGTGTATTCGGCCAAATTTTCCAGCGGTACTGCGCAATCTTCAATGAAGGACACCGGTTTGCCGTCGCCTTTCATGCTCATCATGATGTTCAAGCCGGCCTTGCGGACATCCCACAGCGCTTTCTGAGCATTGGCCTCGGGCATCTTCACTACGCTGCCGGGAAAACCCAAATCGGCCATGAGCTCTGCAAGGCGATCAAGTTGACTGAGTTGGATGTCGCGCGACTCTCCGGCAAACTCAACGAGCAATATCGCGTCGGGTTGCCCCACCAAAGCCTGCTCGATGACAGGGCGGAACGCGGGATTCTCCATCGAAAGGTCGATCATGGTCCGATCGACCAGTTCCACTGCCGTCGGCTTGAGCGCGACGATGTGTTGCGTCATCTCCATCGCTTGGTAGAAGGTCGGAAAATTCACGACCCCTAAAACCTTATGTGCCGGCAGCGGCGCAAGCTTGAGCGTAATCCGACGGCTGTAGGCAAGCGTGCCTTCGGAGCCCACGAGGATATGAGAAAGATTGGCGTGGCCGTCGTCGGAATACGCGCGCGGGTTCTGGCATTCGAAAAGGTCGATGTTGTACCCCGCCACTCGGCGCAGCACCTTCGGCACCCGTTCGACGATCTCGTCGCGCTCGCGCCGTGCGATGCGCTCGAGGCCTAGTAAAATGTCGCGCGTACGATCGCCCTCTATCGAATGCGCCAGCGAGCCGAAATGGCATTCGCTGCCGTCAGCGAGCACCGCATCGATCGCGAGAACGTTGTGCACCATATTCCCGTATTCGATCGATCGAGAGCCGCACGAATTGTTGCCGGCCATGCCCCCGATCGTGCACTGTGCGCCCGTCGATACGTCCACCGGAAACCACAGCCCGTGCGGCTTGAGCCAGGCGTTCAAGTGATCGAGCACGATACCGGGCTCGACGGTCACGGTGCGCGCATCGGCATCGAAATCGACGATCCGATTGAGCCATTTGCTATTGTCGATCACGAGCGCTTCGCCGACCGTCTGTCCGCACTGGCTGGTACCCGCCCCGCGAGCCAGGACCGGAATCTTCCGGTCGCGCGCGATATCGAGCGCCACGAGGAGATCGGCTTGATCGCGTGGCACGACGACACCCAAAGGCATGATCTGATAAATGGATGCGTCCGTGGCATAGCGTCCACGGGTTGCACGATCGGCGTAGACGTCTCCGCGCAATTGCTTGCGAAGCTGCGAAAACAGCGGCGAGAGCGCGGCGCTGTGCGACGGCAAGAGACGTACGGGTTGCAACAATGGCGAAGAGACAGCGGAAGTCATGGCGGCGATGGATACGGAAAGAGATGACGTGTCAGATGAACGTGACGCTCACGGGAGGGAGCCCCGGGATGTGGCCGTTCGCCGAGCCCGCGTCCCCCGGAAAGTACATGCCGGTGTATGAGCCCGTGGTGACGATCGTGCCGGCGGGTAATGCCATTGCTCGCTGCGTTGCATGATTCACGAGCCGAGGCAGAAGGCGACGCGGGTCGCCCGCGGGATTGCACGCAGCGCCGCTGATGACGCTATGGCCGCCGAACGTGAACGACGGCTCCGGAGTTGCGAACGGAAAATCGGCGCGATAGGGTACCGTCTCGCCGACCACGAGCGCCCCGTGGTTCAACAGATCGGCAAGTTGCGCCGTGGGGGGGACCCCGGGCCATTCTCGATAGCGGCTGGCGACCACCTCGATGGCCGCGGCCATCTGTGCGATGCTGCCGAGCACGTCCTCATCGCTGTAGGCTGCAGGGCGCGGTTCGAAATCGCGCCCGAAGCGGAACGCGATCTCCAATTCGAGGCCGAGCGGTCGAAAAGCGCGGCGCGATAGCGTCGCGCCACTCTCTCGCAGGCAATCCTTCGGCAACGGCGAGCAACGGATCGCGTCATCCGGCGATTTTGCGCCGACCTTCCAGCCGCCGATCGCGGCGTTGCGTAGGCACAGCAGTTGATCCTGCACGGCATACGCGGCGTCGATATCGGCGGGAACGAGTTCGGCCGGCAAATCGCGGAATGCGATACCGTTCTCCCATCCGGCTGAGAGCAGGGCGGCCAGTTCGTGCGTGGTGTGAGTCATTGGATTCAAGAATTGATGAGCACTGCCGGTTGGGCAGCGCAATGTTGGGCTTATGCAGGGGAACGCTTGCTAACGGCTTGGGGTGCGTCGCACTCGTTGACGAAGCGGCTCTCCGGCTGCATGCGAAATGCGAGGATCGCGCCCAGCGCTGTCAGAGCGATACTTCCGATAAACGGCAATTCCCAGCTACCGAACCGATCGATCACGTAGCCGGAGATAACGGGCGACAAGATAGCCGCAAGCGCGGAGCCCGAATTCATCATGCCGCTGGCCGTACCGGAGTACTCGGGTGCAACGTCCATCGGCACCGCCCACATCGGCCCAATCGTCATTTCGGCGAAGAAGAAGCCGGAGGCCAGGCAAATCACCGACACGTAGAGATCGTGCATGAACAGCAAGGGCAGGAGTGACGACATCGTCAGCAGCATGCACACGGCAACCATCCAACTCCGAGCGATTTTCAGGCGGCCCGTTTTCGTATAGAGCTTGTCGGTCACCACGCCGCCCAGGGTGTCGCCGAGCACTCCGGCGAAGAACACTGCGGATGCGAACACCGCGGACTTTTTAAGATCCAGCGAATAGCTGTGCAAAAAGTATTGCGGGATCCAACTCAGAAAGAGCCACAACGTCCAGCCGTAGCAGAAATAGACGACCGTAACCGGCATCATGCGCTTGAAGAGCGAACCCCACGGGATGTTCGTCGATTTCTGCCGCGGCAACGGAAGGATGGCGAGTTCGGCCTGCGTCATGCGGGGATGGTCTTTCGGGTCTTCGGTATAGGTCAGCGCCCAAGCCAACAACCAGAGCAGACTGAGGCCACCGCAAATGTAGAACGACATGCGCCAACCGTACACGGCCATGACCGCTACGATCGCGGTCGGCGCGACGGCGTTACCGACACGAGCGCAGGCATGCGTGAGGCCCTGCGCAAAGCCGCGCTTCTCGCGAGGTACCCACCGTGACATGGCCGCGGTCGCGGCCGGGAAGGTCGCACCTTCGCCGAGTCCGAGAAGAAGCCGGGCAGCCAATAACGCGAGGAGTCCGCCCGCGCAGCCGGTGAGTACCGTTGCCACGGCCCAGAGCAACCCGCACGCGAGCAGCGTGCGACGAGCGCCAAAGCGGTCGCTCACCCAACCGCCGATGATCTGGAATACGAGGTACGGATAGGCGAAGGCCGAGAAGACGAGCCCGATCTCTGTTTTGTTCAATCCGAATTCCCGGCCGAAACCGGCAGCGGCCGTGCTTACGTTGACACGGTCGAGGTATGTGATGAAATACATCACGCACAACATCACCAATACGACATTCGTCGCGCGGACCAGCTTCATGTCTCGTCTCCTGATGTTGTAG is a window encoding:
- a CDS encoding efflux RND transporter permease subunit; protein product: MNISRLFILRPVATSLLMIALVMLGLVAVRFLPVSSLPNVDYPTIQVQTFYPGASPTVMATTVTAPLEVQLGEIPGLQQMISYSSEGASVITLQFDLSLNLDVAQQNVQQAINAANSFLPSGLPAPPTYAKVNPADQPILTLAVTSKSMSLTQLQDAANNRLATKISEVSGVGVVTTAGGNVPAVRVEADPQKLAAYGLNIDDLRSLLANVNVSQPKGNFDGPELDYTINANDQISDPQDYLDAVIAYQSGAPVYLRDVARVSQAAEDVERGAWYGRTPAIVLNVQRQPGANVIATVNQIKKQLPILESTLPAGMQVTIVGDSTGVIRSSVSDAAFELLLAIALVVAVIFVFLRNVPATVIPSISVPVSLVGTLAVMYELNYSIDNLSLMALIIATGFVVDDSIVMIENIVRYLEEGMSPLEAALEGAGQIGFTILSLTVSLIAVLIPLLFMGGVIGRLFSEFAITLAVTIVISAVVSLTVVPMMCARILRAQAQRHPSRFERISEGLFNKTLNAYDRGLRWVLEHQMLTLLVALGTLVLTVVLYIVIPKGLFPVQDVGVIQGISEADNSVSYHAMVTRQAALADAILKDPDVVSVTSYVGIDGTNTTLNNGRFLINLKPRDDRSLTAQEIARRLQDEVADVPGIKLYVQPEQDLTLDTTISPNQYKFVLRGPSQQAFNQYVPALVEKMKQIPAITDVQSDLDTDGMSVNVEVNRQLAARYGITAATIDNALYDALGQRIVSTIFEQSDQYRVILVAKPESLSNVASLGNLYLPSQTGSSGQVPLKGIAKISITRSPLVISHLAQFPAVTISFNLAKDASLSTAVDRIRAAEKAVNLPPSIQSAFQGTAQAFEDSLSSEVYLLIAALAAVYIVLGVLYESYIHPVTILSTLPSAGIGALLALMIAGSDLDVIGIIGIVLLIGIVKKNAIMMVDFALVAERVHGKPPREAIFEASLLRFRPILMTTLAAMLGALPMLLGTGTGSELRRPLGLAIIGGLMLSQLLTLFTTPVIYLMFDRLAQRVRNRSNRSNRSNRSNRSNRSNRSAP
- a CDS encoding efflux RND transporter permease subunit; its protein translation is MNISAIFIRRPVATTLLAIAIALSGVLAYFRLPVAPLPNIAYPVVVVQANMAGGSPEIMASTVAEPLERRLGTIAGVNQLTSISYTSSSMIIVVFDLNRDINGASRDVEAAIQAARADLPTTLRSNPSYRQYNPADAPVMVLALTSDTLTTAQLYDSADSVIQQQLSQISGVGQITLGGGALPSVRVELQPGKLTSYGIGLEDVRAAIAAANADSAKGHIDQGDQRYEILSNDQISTAAPYKDLIVAYRNDAPVKLRDVAEVIDSNENIRNAGLYNGKSAVLVIVYPMPGGNVVKTVEQIRSRLPIIEAALPSSIHVGIAIDHSQSVKASVDDTERTLFIAVLLVIGVVFIFLLSPRATLIPATALPLSIVGTFGPMYLLGYSIDNLSLMALTIGTGFVVDDAVVVLENIVRHVEAGMPPREAALQGSAEVSFTVISMSLSLIAVFLPIMLMPGILGLLFHEFAMTLSIAILISLVISLTVTPTMCAYVLTRQSVEHSKSRWAMWIESQFDRFKNMYSRTLHAVLDHALLIGLLLIGLLAANVFLFRLLPATFFPEQDTGILIGQIIADQSISFPAMKQKLAQLQGIVQQDPAVAAVAGFTGGRALNTANVFIELKPLSERHLSATEVVNRLRPKLNAVSGARLFLQAQQDLRIGGRQSAAEYQYTLTSDDPDALFKWVPKLVAELGKYRTQMTDVNSDLQQNGLQTYLSISRSTAMRYSFAPNQIDNVLYDAFGQRTVSTIYNALNQYFVVMEVAPPYWQYPQTLDNVFLSTAAGNASGTNQTQMPGGTVSAVRQAVAVSGAQSAAETTNSLNANAEANQLTNSISNSKGGSSSGSADSTAAESMVPLPAMVTYASNHTATQVNHQSGLVAATVSFNLPTGGSLSEAKTAIDKAALAIGMPASIHGAFAGAAQAFAQSLFAIPLLILAALIVVYIVLGVLYENTIHPLTILSTLPSAGIGATLAMLIFGTPFSVIALIGIILLIGIVKKNGIMMVDVAIQLQRQQGMDAKQAIHEAAVIRLRPIMMTTAAAVLGAAPLAVGIGQGASLRQPLGVTVMGGLILSQVFTLYTTPVIYLYLDRLRARLVKWSARLPWNRRPDTSA
- a CDS encoding efflux transporter outer membrane subunit — protein: MTMKTFSKPLAAVMILLLGGCMVGPDYRKPQVAVPAHYQELEGWTEAEPDAAAGPKGDWWTAFHDPLLDELEPLVSVSNQTVRQDYANYQQALAEVRVARSALFPTLGATGSVTRARTSTGSLASASSSRLGNFQAVNNSGSLEGSVSWAPDLWGLVRRQIEESAATAQASEATLANATLSEQIALATAVIDLRITDANIDLLQRTVEAYTGYLRVVADQDKAGTVPPSDLITARTQLDNARASLIALGIARAQNAHAIAVIVGKNPEDLTIAHSPALPILPTIPTGVPSTLLERRPDIAIAERQMASANASIGVAVAAYYPSISLSALDGFTQSPLNGLLRIGNYVWSLGGSATETIFDGGERNAEVAAAKAAYDAAVANYRGAVLTAFQNIENDLAGLRILAQQADALAAAVRDATRGTEIALNEYQAGTVDYTTVATAQTTQLTDEQSALNVQQQRLLDAASLIGDLGGGWSADTLHDPRRQPQRAWVP